One stretch of Clavibacter californiensis DNA includes these proteins:
- a CDS encoding glycosyltransferase family 2 protein: MSRSTHRAPTTGRSPLRFAFIRLLVVVTAILGLNYIIWRLLFSVNTEALWIAIPLVLAETYSLIDSLLFGLTMWRARDRPKPPAPQPGLTVDVFIATYNEPLDLVMETARAAQRITYPHKTWVLDDGDRTELRDLAEAEGIGWITRSADWSGRARHAKAGNLNNALLTTEGEFMLILDADQVPTPEILDKTLGYFDDRRMALVQTPQVFVNVPDADPLGSQAPLFYGPIQQGKDGWNAAFFCGSNAILRREALMLLGVSRYVTDIEITVFRALRTAGDVIDKACEELEPDQQELRKALDDVAYDVRRARAELRRGQALADVTYRFQKRVDSIAARMVQDDMAALNADLAEIAALAGRHSAARDAVSLVDESAMTRLAQRDWSPLGALDAVRAIVRDIDVHRDDDAQSIMPLATISVTEDMATCMRLHGLGWKSAYHDEVLAYGLAPEDLPTMLTQRLRWAQGTIQVFFRENPLLQKALSIPQRLMYFATMWSYFSGFTAIVYVAAPIIYLVFGVLPVQAISTDFFIRLIPFLLVNQLLFAVVGRGKRTWRGQQYSLALFPVWISSVTTAVANVFFRKPLDFAVTPKVRAASGKPRWDLVKPQLYVIGALIVASAIGLLRLGVGQATPLGTFTNLAWVVFDLAIFSIIIRAARYRGFTPAKEDA; encoded by the coding sequence ATGAGCCGCTCGACTCACCGCGCACCGACCACGGGCAGGTCGCCGCTGCGGTTCGCGTTCATCCGCCTCCTGGTGGTGGTGACGGCGATCCTCGGCTTGAACTACATCATCTGGCGGCTGCTGTTCTCCGTGAACACCGAGGCGCTCTGGATCGCGATCCCGCTCGTGCTCGCGGAGACGTACAGCCTCATCGACTCGCTGCTGTTCGGGCTCACGATGTGGCGGGCCCGCGACCGGCCCAAGCCGCCCGCGCCGCAGCCGGGCCTCACGGTCGACGTGTTCATCGCGACGTACAACGAGCCGCTCGACCTCGTGATGGAGACGGCGCGCGCCGCCCAGCGCATCACCTACCCGCACAAGACGTGGGTCCTCGACGACGGCGACCGCACCGAGCTCCGCGACCTGGCGGAGGCGGAGGGCATCGGCTGGATCACCCGCTCGGCCGACTGGTCGGGCCGCGCCCGCCACGCCAAGGCCGGCAACCTCAACAACGCGCTGCTCACGACCGAGGGCGAGTTCATGCTCATCCTCGACGCCGACCAGGTGCCCACGCCGGAGATCCTCGACAAGACCCTCGGCTACTTCGACGACCGGCGCATGGCGCTCGTGCAGACGCCGCAGGTGTTCGTGAACGTGCCGGACGCGGATCCTCTCGGCAGCCAGGCGCCGCTGTTCTACGGCCCCATCCAGCAGGGCAAGGACGGCTGGAACGCGGCGTTCTTCTGCGGCTCCAACGCGATCCTCCGCCGCGAGGCCCTCATGCTCCTCGGCGTCTCGCGCTACGTGACGGACATCGAGATCACCGTGTTCCGCGCGCTCCGGACTGCGGGCGACGTGATCGACAAGGCCTGCGAGGAGCTCGAGCCCGACCAGCAGGAGCTGCGCAAGGCCCTCGACGACGTCGCCTACGACGTGCGCCGCGCCCGCGCCGAGCTCCGCCGCGGCCAGGCGCTGGCGGACGTGACCTACCGCTTCCAGAAGCGCGTCGACTCCATCGCCGCGCGCATGGTGCAGGACGACATGGCGGCCCTGAACGCCGACCTCGCCGAGATCGCCGCGCTCGCCGGCCGCCACTCCGCCGCGCGCGACGCGGTGTCGCTCGTCGACGAGAGCGCCATGACGCGCCTCGCGCAGCGCGACTGGTCGCCGCTCGGGGCGCTCGACGCGGTGCGCGCGATCGTCCGCGACATCGACGTGCACCGCGACGACGACGCGCAGTCGATCATGCCGCTGGCCACCATCTCCGTCACCGAGGACATGGCCACCTGCATGCGCCTGCACGGGCTCGGCTGGAAGTCGGCGTACCACGACGAGGTCCTCGCCTACGGGCTGGCGCCGGAGGACCTGCCGACGATGCTCACGCAGCGGCTCCGCTGGGCGCAGGGCACGATCCAGGTGTTCTTCCGCGAGAACCCGCTGCTGCAGAAGGCGCTCTCCATCCCGCAGCGCCTCATGTACTTCGCCACGATGTGGAGCTACTTCTCCGGCTTCACCGCCATCGTCTACGTGGCCGCGCCCATCATCTACCTCGTCTTCGGCGTGCTGCCGGTGCAGGCGATCTCGACGGACTTCTTCATCCGACTGATCCCGTTCCTCCTCGTCAACCAGCTCCTGTTCGCCGTGGTCGGCCGCGGCAAGCGCACCTGGCGCGGCCAGCAGTACTCGCTCGCGCTGTTCCCGGTGTGGATCTCCTCGGTCACCACTGCCGTCGCCAACGTGTTCTTCCGCAAGCCCCTCGACTTCGCGGTCACCCCGAAGGTCCGTGCCGCGAGCGGGAAGCCGCGGTGGGACCTCGTGAAGCCGCAGCTCTACGTCATCGGCGCGCTGATCGTCGCGTCGGCGATCGGCCTGCTGCGCCTCGGGGTCGGGCAGGCCACGCCGCTCGGCACGTTCACCAACCTCGCGTGGGTCGTCTTCGACCTGGCGATCTTCAGCATCATCATCCGTGCGGCCCGCTACAGGGGCTTCACGCCGGCCAAGGAGGACGCATGA
- a CDS encoding NAD(P)/FAD-dependent oxidoreductase, with amino-acid sequence MPKILIVGGGYAGFYTAWKLESHLRSGEAEVTMVDPLPYMTYQPFLPEVVSGSIEPRHAVVSQRRHLRTTNVVTAKVTGIDHASKTATITPPVGEPYEFAYDIIVVTAGSVSRTFPIPGVADEAIGLKTIEEAVAIRDRIFANFDRAATLPAGPERERLLTFVVVGGGFAGIEVFAEMRSIATDLVKKYPEIDFEDTHFHLIEAMGRIMPEVSLETSHWVLKNLAERGALVHLDTQLKSAVGGVVELSTGESFESDVIVWTAGVMASPMLKNTDLPIEERGRLRVRADGRVEGDDGIVADAWGAGDVAATPDLTGGGVGGFCVPNAQHAVRQGKLMAKNLTASLRGEGITDYFHKNLGAVAGLGLYQGAFQSGKLGITGFPAWVMHRGYHGFAIPSFERKARVVTGWVNNLVWGRDIVSLEARETPRTAFETFASRPRPAADAAPAAPAKKEEAPAKKAADEKADAPTEGEKSPALAGSYSSSPSVENADEKPSA; translated from the coding sequence GTGCCCAAAATCCTGATCGTCGGCGGCGGCTACGCCGGTTTCTACACGGCATGGAAGCTCGAGTCGCACCTCCGATCCGGCGAGGCCGAGGTCACCATGGTGGACCCGCTGCCGTACATGACGTACCAGCCGTTCCTGCCCGAGGTGGTCTCCGGATCCATCGAGCCCCGCCACGCGGTCGTCTCGCAGCGGCGCCACCTCCGCACCACCAACGTCGTCACGGCGAAGGTCACCGGCATCGACCACGCGTCGAAGACCGCGACCATCACGCCGCCCGTGGGCGAGCCGTACGAGTTCGCGTACGACATCATCGTCGTCACCGCGGGCAGCGTCTCGCGCACGTTCCCGATCCCGGGCGTCGCCGACGAGGCCATCGGCCTGAAGACGATCGAGGAGGCCGTCGCCATCCGCGACCGCATCTTCGCCAACTTCGACCGCGCGGCCACGCTGCCCGCCGGCCCCGAGCGCGAGCGCCTCCTCACCTTCGTGGTGGTCGGCGGCGGCTTCGCCGGCATCGAGGTCTTCGCCGAGATGCGCAGCATCGCGACCGACCTCGTGAAGAAGTACCCCGAGATCGACTTCGAGGACACGCACTTCCACCTCATCGAGGCGATGGGCCGCATCATGCCCGAGGTGTCGCTCGAGACCAGCCACTGGGTGCTGAAGAACCTCGCCGAGCGCGGCGCGCTCGTGCACCTCGACACGCAGCTCAAGTCCGCCGTCGGCGGCGTCGTCGAGCTGTCGACCGGCGAGTCGTTCGAGTCCGACGTCATCGTCTGGACCGCGGGCGTCATGGCCAGCCCCATGCTCAAGAACACCGACCTCCCGATCGAGGAGCGCGGGCGCCTGCGCGTGCGCGCCGACGGTCGCGTCGAGGGCGACGACGGCATCGTCGCGGACGCCTGGGGCGCCGGCGACGTGGCGGCCACCCCCGACCTCACGGGCGGCGGCGTCGGCGGCTTCTGCGTGCCCAACGCGCAGCACGCCGTCCGCCAGGGCAAGCTCATGGCGAAGAACCTCACCGCGAGCCTCCGCGGCGAGGGGATCACCGACTACTTCCACAAGAACCTCGGCGCCGTCGCGGGCCTCGGTCTGTACCAGGGCGCGTTCCAGTCCGGCAAGCTCGGCATCACGGGCTTCCCCGCCTGGGTCATGCACCGCGGCTACCACGGCTTCGCGATCCCGTCCTTCGAGCGCAAGGCGCGCGTCGTCACCGGCTGGGTGAACAACCTGGTCTGGGGCCGCGACATCGTCTCGCTCGAGGCGCGCGAGACCCCGCGCACCGCGTTCGAGACGTTCGCGTCGCGCCCGCGTCCCGCCGCGGACGCCGCGCCGGCCGCTCCCGCGAAGAAGGAGGAGGCGCCCGCCAAGAAGGCCGCCGACGAGAAGGCCGACGCGCCCACCGAGGGCGAGAAGTCCCCGGCGCTCGCGGGCAGCTACAGCTCCTCGCCCAGCGTGGAGAACGCGGACGAGAAGCCCTCGGCCTGA
- a CDS encoding S8 family peptidase, whose translation MTPASGPRASTRPGSRLTRTAAVGILALVAVLPSATPAHADPVREREYWLADYGIEQAWQTTRGEGVKVAVIDTGVDASVADLRGAVAGGTDVSGVGSADGTKPVGASSEHGTMVASLLAGRGTGTGSGVIGVAPAASVLSVSVALGGPTPGARDEDAQIADAVRWAVDNGASVINMSLTRNSLDWPESWDRAFLYAYEHDVVVVAAAGNRGSGTTEVGAPATIPGVLAVAGVDRSGAASFDASSQGITIAVAAPSEQLVGVEPGGRYVQWSGTSGAAPLVSGVVALVRAAHPELKADDVVERVLATARQKGQAEIYGRGLVDAAAAVTADVAPASGKPLGDLEEWVRLYRRAPAATPDPAASATPDAAPAVPADGPTADPEAGALPTVGALREVGIPALVLSVFAALAAAMAVVASRHFRRLLRKG comes from the coding sequence ATGACCCCGGCGTCCGGCCCGCGCGCGTCGACCCGGCCCGGGAGCCGTCTCACGCGAACGGCCGCCGTCGGGATCCTCGCCCTCGTCGCCGTGCTGCCCTCCGCGACGCCCGCCCACGCGGATCCGGTGCGGGAGCGCGAGTACTGGCTCGCCGACTACGGCATCGAGCAGGCGTGGCAGACCACGCGCGGCGAAGGCGTGAAGGTCGCCGTCATCGACACGGGCGTCGACGCCTCGGTCGCCGACCTGCGCGGCGCGGTCGCGGGCGGCACGGACGTCTCGGGCGTCGGATCCGCGGACGGCACGAAGCCCGTCGGCGCCTCGAGCGAGCACGGCACGATGGTCGCGTCGCTCCTCGCGGGCCGCGGCACGGGCACCGGATCCGGCGTCATCGGCGTCGCCCCGGCTGCGAGCGTGCTCAGCGTCTCGGTCGCGCTCGGCGGCCCGACCCCGGGCGCGCGCGACGAGGACGCGCAGATCGCCGACGCCGTCCGCTGGGCCGTCGACAACGGCGCCAGCGTGATCAACATGTCCCTCACGCGCAACTCGCTCGACTGGCCGGAGAGCTGGGACCGTGCCTTCCTCTACGCCTACGAGCACGACGTCGTGGTCGTCGCGGCGGCCGGCAACCGGGGGAGCGGCACGACCGAGGTGGGCGCGCCCGCCACGATCCCCGGCGTGCTCGCGGTCGCGGGCGTCGACCGCTCGGGCGCCGCGAGCTTCGACGCGTCGTCGCAGGGCATCACCATCGCGGTGGCCGCTCCCAGCGAGCAGCTCGTCGGCGTGGAGCCCGGCGGTCGGTACGTGCAGTGGAGCGGCACGAGCGGCGCGGCGCCCCTCGTGTCCGGCGTGGTCGCGCTCGTGCGGGCCGCGCATCCGGAGCTCAAGGCCGACGACGTCGTGGAGCGCGTGCTCGCCACGGCCCGGCAGAAGGGCCAGGCGGAGATCTACGGCCGCGGGCTCGTCGACGCGGCCGCCGCCGTGACGGCCGACGTCGCGCCCGCGAGCGGCAAGCCGCTGGGCGACCTCGAGGAGTGGGTGCGCCTGTACCGCCGCGCGCCCGCCGCGACGCCGGATCCGGCCGCGTCCGCCACCCCGGACGCCGCGCCCGCGGTGCCCGCCGACGGCCCCACCGCCGACCCCGAGGCCGGCGCGCTGCCGACCGTCGGCGCGCTCCGCGAGGTGGGGATCCCCGCCCTCGTCCTCTCCGTCTTCGCGGCGCTCGCGGCGGCCATGGCCGTCGTCGCATCGCGGCATTTCAGGAGGCTGCTCCGGAAGGGGTAG
- the opgC gene encoding OpgC domain-containing protein, whose protein sequence is MRARGGGRTRGRIGGWAAAMVALAIAVVPATAALAVPAAPQAGSPRAAAPAAPADEVDLTRAPAAPWFGGILDWTADDAQSYADRLGASPAVLGQSVRYPLGSDDVTYLDQFAQQAAQQGSLLFLTLEPTKPLADLTAADATALTGRLEALRERYDSRALVRFAPEMNGSWTPWGQQPTAYIAAFRQVADAVHASDAGAVTVWSPAYAAGYPFGSADGLTDASGTRSIAELDTDGNGRVDVDDDAYRPYYPGDDAVDWVGLSASHFGSEQDFTVGQPTKDYLGSEVIPQQSFGENVVPEDGKFGRELAGEYGYADQGGAGRDFAAEWIEGTGKPAVIETGALYDPARTDGASEIEIKSAWWDQVLSADIRAAHPGIGMVVWREVQRTEAEADGAVIDWRATGDPPIASALLAHLDPATATLGAVTQVFDQERANVATAQYRDPGSPEDEQMGWIVLCAVVLLLLFVISGPIGRLKPGWRYPDENSPRDRRLDLFRGWTIVAVVITHIEVASPYSYVTINAIGAITGAEMFVLLSGLVLGMVYPLAIKKLGEMKALVSILRRAFKQYIVAIAVVVIVFALTFVPFLDTDVITTFTDRGTGADGKVSTGQVYDLYPNGARLLDYPPPWYAIRDLLLLRMGPWVFNIMGLFVVLTLLVPAVVWLLRRRMWWVVLIVSWTGYLLNAQFDIRVLPSMFEDVFPLLTWQVAFLNGMVIGYYRKQITRALTGRLGRVLVTIGLVAYVGSLAVLWAGHTYGVQLPGVPDGLYSSLYESMYQRTFLQPGRLIDLALMLVVAYTFLTRVWKPVDRAFGWFYTPLGSASLYVFIVHVFFVLIVGSLPFLDRSNPWQGTVVHTLVLAAIWFMVTRKVLFKVIPT, encoded by the coding sequence ATGCGGGCACGCGGGGGCGGGCGCACGCGGGGACGGATCGGCGGCTGGGCCGCGGCCATGGTGGCGCTCGCGATCGCGGTCGTCCCGGCGACGGCGGCGCTCGCCGTGCCCGCGGCGCCGCAGGCGGGATCGCCCCGCGCGGCCGCGCCCGCGGCACCCGCCGACGAGGTCGACCTCACCCGCGCGCCCGCCGCGCCGTGGTTCGGCGGCATCCTCGACTGGACGGCCGACGACGCGCAGAGCTACGCCGACCGCCTGGGCGCGAGCCCCGCGGTGCTCGGCCAGTCGGTGCGCTACCCGCTCGGATCCGACGACGTCACCTACCTCGACCAGTTCGCGCAGCAGGCCGCGCAGCAGGGATCGCTCCTCTTCCTCACGCTCGAGCCGACGAAGCCGCTCGCCGACCTGACGGCGGCGGACGCGACCGCCCTCACGGGCCGGCTCGAGGCGCTGCGCGAGCGCTACGACTCCCGCGCGCTCGTGCGGTTCGCGCCCGAGATGAACGGCTCGTGGACCCCCTGGGGCCAGCAGCCGACCGCGTACATCGCGGCCTTCCGCCAGGTCGCCGACGCCGTGCACGCGTCCGACGCGGGCGCCGTCACCGTGTGGTCGCCCGCCTACGCGGCCGGCTACCCGTTCGGATCCGCCGACGGCCTCACGGACGCGTCCGGCACCCGGTCCATCGCGGAGCTCGACACCGACGGCAACGGCCGCGTCGACGTGGACGACGACGCCTACCGGCCCTACTACCCGGGCGACGACGCCGTCGACTGGGTGGGCCTGTCCGCGTCCCACTTCGGCTCCGAGCAGGACTTCACCGTCGGGCAGCCCACGAAGGACTACCTGGGGAGCGAGGTGATCCCGCAGCAGTCGTTCGGCGAGAACGTGGTGCCCGAGGACGGCAAGTTCGGCCGCGAGCTCGCCGGCGAGTACGGATACGCCGACCAGGGCGGCGCGGGGCGCGACTTCGCGGCCGAGTGGATCGAGGGCACCGGCAAGCCGGCCGTCATCGAGACGGGCGCCCTCTACGACCCGGCCCGCACCGACGGCGCGAGCGAAATCGAGATCAAGAGCGCGTGGTGGGACCAGGTGCTCTCCGCCGACATCCGGGCCGCGCACCCCGGCATCGGCATGGTGGTGTGGCGCGAGGTCCAGCGCACGGAGGCGGAGGCCGACGGCGCCGTCATCGACTGGCGCGCCACGGGGGATCCGCCCATCGCGTCCGCCCTGCTCGCGCACCTGGATCCCGCGACCGCCACCCTCGGCGCCGTCACGCAGGTCTTCGACCAGGAGCGCGCCAACGTCGCGACCGCGCAGTACCGCGACCCGGGATCGCCCGAGGACGAGCAGATGGGCTGGATCGTGCTCTGCGCGGTCGTGCTGCTCCTGCTGTTCGTGATCTCCGGGCCCATCGGCCGCCTCAAGCCCGGCTGGCGCTACCCCGACGAGAACTCGCCCCGCGACCGCCGCCTCGACCTCTTCCGCGGCTGGACCATCGTCGCCGTGGTCATCACCCACATCGAGGTGGCGAGCCCGTACTCGTACGTGACCATCAACGCGATCGGCGCCATCACGGGTGCCGAGATGTTCGTGCTGCTGTCCGGCCTCGTGCTGGGCATGGTCTACCCGCTCGCCATCAAGAAGCTCGGCGAGATGAAGGCCCTCGTCTCCATCCTCCGGCGCGCATTCAAGCAGTACATCGTGGCGATCGCGGTGGTCGTCATCGTCTTCGCCCTCACCTTCGTGCCCTTCCTGGACACCGACGTGATCACCACGTTCACCGACCGCGGCACCGGCGCCGACGGCAAGGTCTCGACCGGCCAGGTCTACGACCTCTACCCGAACGGCGCGCGCCTGCTCGACTACCCGCCGCCCTGGTACGCGATCCGCGACCTGCTGCTGCTCCGCATGGGCCCGTGGGTGTTCAACATCATGGGCCTGTTCGTGGTGCTGACCCTGCTCGTCCCCGCAGTCGTGTGGCTGCTCCGCCGCCGCATGTGGTGGGTCGTGCTCATCGTCAGCTGGACCGGGTACCTGCTCAACGCGCAGTTCGACATCCGCGTGCTGCCGTCCATGTTCGAGGACGTGTTCCCGCTGCTCACATGGCAGGTCGCGTTCCTCAACGGCATGGTCATCGGCTACTACCGGAAGCAGATCACGCGCGCCCTCACCGGCCGGCTCGGCCGCGTGCTCGTGACGATCGGGCTGGTGGCGTACGTCGGCTCGCTCGCCGTGCTCTGGGCCGGGCACACCTACGGCGTGCAGCTGCCGGGCGTGCCTGACGGCCTCTACTCGTCGCTGTACGAGTCGATGTACCAGCGCACGTTCCTGCAGCCCGGACGCCTCATCGACCTCGCGCTGATGCTCGTGGTCGCGTACACGTTCCTCACCCGGGTGTGGAAGCCCGTGGACCGCGCGTTCGGCTGGTTCTACACGCCGCTCGGATCCGCGAGCCTCTACGTCTTCATCGTCCACGTGTTCTTCGTCCTGATCGTCGGCAGCCTGCCGTTCCTCGACAGGTCGAATCCCTGGCAGGGGACAGTGGTCCACACCCTCGTGCTGGCGGCGATCTGGTTCATGGTCACGCGGAAGGTGCTCTTCAAGGTCATCCCGACCTGA
- a CDS encoding STAS domain-containing protein, with translation MIDIAVNEQGTHVSVVSPTGRLNMVSARQLTTVITEVIDGGRPFVVVDLGGTDFMDSSGLGALVSGLKRARQAGGDLRLARPNAQVKAVLELTNLNRVLTVHDSPEGVFRDR, from the coding sequence ATGATCGACATCGCAGTCAACGAGCAGGGCACGCACGTGAGCGTCGTCAGCCCCACAGGTCGGCTCAACATGGTCTCCGCCCGGCAGCTCACGACGGTGATCACCGAGGTCATCGACGGCGGCCGGCCGTTCGTCGTCGTGGACCTCGGCGGCACCGACTTCATGGACTCCTCCGGCCTCGGCGCCCTCGTCTCCGGTCTCAAGCGCGCCCGGCAGGCGGGCGGCGACCTCCGGCTCGCCCGCCCGAACGCGCAGGTGAAGGCCGTGCTGGAGCTCACGAACCTCAACCGCGTCCTCACGGTGCACGACTCGCCCGAGGGCGTGTTCCGTGACCGATGA
- a CDS encoding PP2C family protein-serine/threonine phosphatase, whose amino-acid sequence MSLIEDARSSASQRAVEALGLLDGPPEERFDRVTRLARTAFGVPLSTIGLADHDRMWFASCAGAELSETPISTVFCDTTVREERILVVEDARDHPVFRHLPTVAGEPHIRFYAGHPLRDPEGLVLGTFCLYDVEPRALDAGQLALFAELAEWAQRELVANAEMERAQAVQMALLPAAEVEIPGYDIAAVCVPAQVVGGDFYDYERTASGLRFSIADVMGKGTGAAILTATVRAVLRGIASTADRYGAGVLEDTGLMVTDAARSLDADLDRTGSFVTLQHGHLDQASGLLRYADAGHGLTIVVHPDGSVTHLDTSDLPVGIDVDHRWEERHVVLGRGDTFVTFSDGLFDMFGGSAPAFGSIGRLVTEAGGVHALVERVRILASAGTPLDDVTVLAVSRA is encoded by the coding sequence ATGAGTCTGATCGAGGACGCGCGGTCGAGCGCATCGCAGCGTGCCGTCGAGGCCCTGGGACTGCTCGACGGACCTCCCGAGGAGCGCTTCGACCGGGTCACGCGCCTGGCTCGCACGGCGTTCGGCGTGCCGCTCTCGACCATCGGCCTCGCGGACCACGACCGCATGTGGTTCGCGTCGTGCGCCGGCGCCGAGCTCTCGGAGACGCCGATCAGCACCGTCTTCTGCGACACCACGGTGCGCGAGGAGCGGATCCTCGTCGTCGAGGACGCGCGGGACCACCCCGTCTTCCGGCACCTGCCCACCGTCGCGGGCGAGCCGCACATCCGCTTCTACGCGGGGCATCCGCTGCGGGACCCCGAGGGCCTCGTCCTCGGCACCTTCTGCCTGTACGACGTCGAGCCGCGCGCTCTCGACGCCGGCCAGCTCGCGCTCTTCGCCGAGCTCGCCGAGTGGGCGCAGCGCGAGCTCGTCGCGAACGCGGAGATGGAGCGCGCCCAGGCGGTCCAGATGGCGCTGCTGCCGGCCGCCGAGGTCGAGATCCCCGGCTACGACATCGCCGCCGTGTGCGTGCCCGCGCAGGTCGTGGGCGGCGACTTCTACGACTACGAGCGCACCGCGTCCGGACTCCGCTTCTCGATCGCCGACGTGATGGGCAAGGGCACGGGCGCGGCGATCCTCACGGCCACCGTCCGCGCCGTCCTCCGCGGCATCGCGAGCACCGCCGACCGCTACGGCGCGGGCGTCCTCGAGGACACGGGCCTCATGGTCACCGACGCCGCGCGCTCGCTCGACGCCGACCTCGACCGCACGGGATCCTTCGTCACGCTGCAGCACGGGCACCTCGACCAGGCCTCCGGACTCCTCCGCTACGCCGACGCGGGGCACGGGCTGACCATCGTCGTCCACCCGGACGGCAGCGTCACCCACCTGGACACGAGCGACCTGCCGGTCGGCATCGACGTCGACCACCGCTGGGAGGAGCGCCACGTGGTGCTCGGGCGCGGCGACACGTTCGTCACCTTCAGCGACGGCCTGTTCGACATGTTCGGCGGCAGCGCGCCCGCGTTCGGGTCGATCGGCCGCCTCGTGACCGAGGCCGGCGGCGTGCACGCGCTCGTCGAGCGCGTCCGCATCCTCGCCTCCGCCGGCACGCCGCTCGACGACGTGACCGTCCTCGCCGTGAGCCGCGCATGA
- a CDS encoding ATP-binding protein: MTDEGMTHPAPPVRANVTLPAVEESLGAVHAVIAAVWDQASDVSDEERMLFETAVVEIAGNVVEHGVSVGERAGYPVTFTMTVICQHDRIVALFEDDGKPAIVDLTRVSMPDDLSESGRGLALAQAVLDDLTYERTDGSNRWRLVRLRG, from the coding sequence GTGACCGATGAGGGCATGACGCACCCGGCGCCGCCGGTGCGCGCCAACGTCACGCTGCCCGCCGTCGAGGAGAGCCTCGGCGCCGTGCACGCGGTGATCGCCGCGGTCTGGGACCAGGCGTCCGACGTGAGCGACGAGGAGCGGATGCTGTTCGAGACGGCCGTGGTGGAGATCGCGGGCAACGTCGTCGAGCACGGCGTCTCGGTGGGGGAGCGCGCGGGTTATCCCGTGACGTTCACCATGACCGTGATCTGCCAGCACGACCGCATCGTGGCGCTGTTCGAGGACGACGGGAAGCCCGCCATCGTCGACCTCACGCGCGTGTCCATGCCCGACGACCTCAGCGAGAGCGGCCGCGGGCTGGCGCTCGCCCAGGCGGTGCTCGACGACCTCACCTACGAGCGCACCGACGGCAGCAACCGCTGGCGGCTGGTCCGGCTGCGCGGCTGA
- a CDS encoding acyltransferase family protein — protein MASARRPELPYLDGMRGAAALAVVAFHAFLYTGLSGQAWRDLPLLGWITGYGYLGVPVFIVLSGYVLMLPVAGRPGLDLRHGTATFLRRRARRILPPYFAALALSLLMALAIPVMRDGAGTAWESAAPATPAGIVSHVLLLQDVSPAWVSQVNAPLWSVAVEWQIYFLMPLVLLPLWRRWGGLPVVAAATIVMTGASLAVFAPWACPWLLGLFAAGMLAAELTVGGRPRWASDRLLLAVAAGAAAVLLLGITVLQGSVWAAELVAGAGFASLLAWAGGRTMAGSRPRALGAFVTRPAQRLGLVSYSVYLVHGPFLALGNLLLLPLGLPTGAHAALMLLVVAPLAVAAGFGFFHLVERHFLNTRQVHVTEAAVPDGVPVSPKPAA, from the coding sequence ATGGCATCAGCACGACGACCGGAGCTGCCCTACCTCGACGGAATGCGGGGCGCCGCCGCCCTCGCCGTCGTGGCGTTCCACGCGTTCCTCTACACCGGGCTCAGCGGTCAGGCCTGGCGGGACCTGCCGCTCCTCGGGTGGATCACCGGCTACGGCTACCTCGGCGTGCCCGTCTTCATCGTCCTGTCGGGCTACGTCCTCATGCTGCCCGTCGCCGGCCGCCCGGGGCTCGACCTGCGGCACGGCACGGCGACCTTCCTCCGGCGCCGGGCCCGGCGGATCCTGCCGCCCTACTTCGCGGCCCTCGCGCTCAGCCTGCTGATGGCGCTCGCGATCCCCGTGATGCGCGACGGCGCCGGCACCGCGTGGGAGAGCGCGGCGCCCGCCACCCCCGCGGGCATCGTCTCCCATGTGCTCCTGCTGCAGGACGTCTCCCCCGCGTGGGTCAGCCAGGTGAACGCGCCGCTGTGGAGCGTGGCCGTCGAGTGGCAGATCTACTTCCTCATGCCGCTGGTGCTGCTGCCGCTCTGGCGCCGCTGGGGCGGGCTGCCCGTCGTCGCTGCCGCCACGATCGTCATGACCGGCGCGTCCCTCGCCGTCTTCGCCCCCTGGGCGTGCCCGTGGCTGCTGGGCCTCTTCGCCGCCGGGATGCTCGCCGCCGAGCTCACGGTCGGCGGTCGCCCGCGCTGGGCGTCCGACCGGCTGCTGCTCGCGGTGGCCGCGGGCGCCGCGGCCGTGCTGCTCCTCGGGATCACGGTGCTGCAGGGCAGCGTGTGGGCCGCGGAGCTCGTCGCCGGCGCGGGCTTCGCGTCGCTCCTCGCGTGGGCAGGCGGGCGCACGATGGCCGGATCCCGCCCGCGCGCGCTCGGCGCCTTCGTCACCCGTCCGGCGCAACGGCTCGGACTCGTCTCCTACAGCGTCTACCTCGTTCACGGCCCGTTCCTCGCGCTCGGCAACCTCCTCCTGCTGCCGCTCGGGCTGCCCACGGGCGCGCACGCGGCGCTGATGCTGCTGGTCGTCGCGCCGCTCGCGGTCGCGGCCGGCTTCGGCTTCTTCCACCTCGTGGAGCGGCACTTCCTCAACACGCGCCAGGTGCACGTCACGGAGGCGGCGGTTCCGGATGGGGTGCCCGTCTCGCCCAAGCCCGCGGCCTGA